A segment of the Deltaproteobacteria bacterium genome:
GGCGTCGGCCCGGGAGAAGATCAGATCGATGTAGCCGCGCGCGTCGACCCCTGGGTGGCGACTTGGGACGCCGAGGCGCAAAAGCAGCTGCGCGTCATGCTGCGCGTCTTCGAGCACGGGACCTACCTGTTCGACCTGCAACGCAAGCGCTTCACCTTACTCTCCGACGAAGACAAGGACCGCTATCTCGAAGGCTGGATGCGCAGCACCCTCGGCGCGCGCCGCGTGGCGTTTCGTTCGCTCAAGGCCCTGGCCGCCGCCGGCTTCTACCCGCAGCCCGAGAGCTGGGCGGCGCTGGCCTACGAGGGCCCATGGCTCGGCCGAGTCGCGGCCGCTTCACCGCCCGAACCCGAAGCGGCAGTGCCGCTCGCGGCCGTGCCGCGTCAGCGTTGATGGCGCCCTGTGATTCTCGACACCACCAGCGTTGATCGCGACGTCACCCTGAGCACCGACGTCTGCGTTGTCGGCTCGGGGGCGGGCGGCGCGGTGGCTGCCAAAGAGCTGGCCGGCGCCGGCCGCTCGGTCGTCGTTGTCGAGGCCGGCGGCTATCACACCAGTCGTGACTTCACACAACGTGAAGAGCAGATGTATCCGCGGCTGTACGGTGACGCCGGGGTGCAGGCGACCACCGAATCGACCGCCTGGATCGCGCAGGGACGGGCGCTGGGCGGCTCGACGGTGACCAGCCTCTGCGTCTGCGCGCGGCCGCCGCGGGCAGTGCTCGAACACTGGCGCGATGGGCTGGCGATCCCGGGCGTCGGGCCCGATGACATGGTGCGCTACTACCGCCAAGTCGAAGATGCTCTGCAGGTGAGCCAGCTCAGCCCGGAGCAGGTCAACAAGAACAATCAGCTGCTGCAGGCCGGGGCCGAGCGGCTCGGCTATCACAGCGTGCGCATCGCTCACAACCGCGTCGATTGTCTCGGCTGCGGCTACTGCGCGTTGGGCTGCGCTTACGACCGCAAGACCGATGCGCTGACCACGCATCTGCGCCTGGCCTCACAGCAGGGCGCCATCATCGTGCCCGACTGCCGGGTCGAGGCGATCACGACGGCACACGGCCGAGTCTCCGGCGTCAGCGCGACCTTCGGCCGTACCGCCAGGGTACCGGCAGTGCTGACGGTGCAAGCCAAGGTGGTGGTGTTGGCGGCGGGCGCCATCGGCTCGCCGCACTTGTGGCTGCGCAGTGGGCTGCCCAACACGCAGCGGCAAGTGGGCCGCGCCTTACACCTGCACCCGCAGGTGGTGATGGCCGGCGTCTTCGCCGAAGAGGTGGCCGCGTGGCGGGGAATTCCCCAAAGCATAGTGATCGACGAATTCTTTCAACAGAACGGCGCCGCCGGCGGCGGTTTTCTCATCACACCGCTGGCGGTGCACCCGCTGGCGCTGGCGACACTGCTACCCGGCTTCGGCGCGGCGCACCGGCAGCTACTCGAACTCTACCCCCGCCTGGGCTTGGCGGCGGTGATGCTGCACGATCGCTCGAGTGGCAACGTCGAACTCGACAACAGCGGCGGGGCAACGGTCAATTACCAGCTCAGCGACGAAGACCGCGCCGCGCTGGCGGAGGGCATGCGCCGGCTCGCCGACGTCTATTGTGCCGCCGGGGCCGAACGGGTGATCCTGCCTTTCACTGAGTTGGTCGAAATCACTCGCCGTGGCGACTACCGCCCGATCGACGATCACCCGGTGCGCGCCAACGATCCGCTGTTGCTCTCCTTCCACCCGCAAGGCTCGCTGCGCATGGGCACGGAGCCGCGCCGCTCGGTGGTCAACCAACTGGGCGAAGCGCACGAAATCCGCGGCCTGTTCGTCGCCGACGCCAGCGTCTTTCCCACCGCCATCGGCGTGCCGCCGCAACTCACGGTCGCCGCCTTCGCCTGCCGCACGGCGCAGCACATCGCCAACCATTGGCCGACGGTGAGCAAGAGCTGAATAGAGTAGCCGGTGCCGGTAGCGCGCTACTACTAGCTGCGCGCCACCGAGTGATACCAGCGCGGCCGCGCCAATAACGGGCTGGGCCTCAGAATCCGACGCGGACTTTGCCGGTGGGAGCCTGGCCGGGCGGGTTGAGGCGGTACTCCAACAGCGGCTGGGTGTTGGTGGCGACGTCGCGCGAGAGCCGCGCGGCCACCGGTTCGTCGGGTGCGCCAACGACCAGGCCCGCCGGGGCTGATCGAGCGGCCGCGGTCTCGGTCTTAGGCGCAGCACCACCGGCGGCCTCGGCGCTGTCGGCGGGCGAGAGCAAGCTGCCCTTGACCGCGGCATGTGCACTGCCCAAGCTGTCGCGCCCGCCGGTGCCGACGATGTCGAGGCCTTCGAGGTATTGGCGAAACAGCGCGTCGTCGATGCGCCGGGGTGCCGACGGAAAGCGGCCCTTCTGCACGCGACTGGCCATGCGTGGCCCGATGCGCACGCCGCCACCGACGACGCCGAGTGTGCCCTCGACCTGTACTTCGCCATCGATGCCGACGATATCGGTATGTTCCGCGGTCTGGTCGTAGACCACGACGAACTCGGTACCGCGGACGCCGGCGACGGCGGTGGGAGTTTCAATCTCGTAGCGCGCGCGCGGCGCGCTGTAGTATTCGCTCACCAGCGCCCGCAACTTGCCGAAGGCCAGCCGTAGTGTTGAGCGATACTGCCGCGTAGCCGGATCAAAAGCCTGGCTCTCGATCAACAACTCGGTGCCGGGTCCGACGTCGACCAGCGAGTCATCTTGGAACACGAGTTTGAGTCGGCTGGTGGGGCGGGTGCGCACGCGGTCGCCGGCGAACAGCGCACTGCCCACGACTACAAGCTGCCAATCGCCTCCGCCGGCACGCTGGAGTTCGGCGCCGCCGACTACCGCCGCCACGGTGGCCACTTCCGCCGCCGTGGCGGTACCTTGCGCCGCGCAAGGGTTTGCTCCGGCCACACAAACGGCCATCAGCATCAGCATGGCGACGCAGACTCTGCCTGCGCGTGTCATATGTTTCCCAGCCATCAGTACTGCACCCGTACTCCCGCCGACAAGATGTGGCGGCTGTAATCGAAGTCCGCAATGTTCGAGTTGTTGAGCACGCCGAGGTAGGCCAACGACAGCTGCAAGTGCTCGCTCAGGTCGCGCGAGAACACCACGGTGAACTCGTGCTGATTGTCGTGGCGGCGCAGGCCATCGAACACGACGGTCGGCACCTGGGTGATGGGATCCACCACCACGACCTGGGTGCGTGTATTCGGGAACTGGTAGTCCTCGAGCCGAAAGAGGTAGGAAAGTTGCGCCGTGCCGAGGTCGGCGACCGGGGAACTGACCGCGACCTCGAGTTGGTGGGCCTTGTTCTGAAAATCGTCCCCGCCGCGGGTATCCCTCAACGGATCATCGTAATCGAACTGATAACCGAAGCTCAGCAGGCGATCGGGGGCGCCCAGCAGGCTGTACTGCCGGACCCCGAGCGCGTGATCCATGCTGTCACGATCTGTGTTGTAGGGGTAGCGAAAGAAGTCCCGCCCGCGAAAGGTGTAGTAGACCTGCGTGCTGGCGGCGTCGCCCTCGGGCAGGGTGACCCAGGGGGTGAAGAGGGCTTCCTGGAAGAACGTGCGGTAGTTGAGCGCGTAGAAGTTGTACGTCCCGGCCAAGCCCAGTTGCACCGGCCCTTGGCTGGTGACGCCTTGCAACCGCACGCGGTGGCCCTGGAGGTCGAAGCCGGTGTGTTGCATGTGAATGCTTTGCGAGAGGTCATACGAAGCGCTGACTTGGGCCGCATCGCTGTCGAGCAGGTGATAGCGGCCACCGAGACCCAAGATGCCGCGGCCGTCATCCTGACCGGTATCGGTACTCGAGACGCTCGAGTCAGACGGCGCCAGGATCACGTTGCTATCGAACTCGACGCCGGCGCTGCCATGGAGCGACCAAGGCTTGGCGGCGGCGGCCCGCGGGGTCGGGGGCTTGCGCACTTCCGCCGCCGCGCCCAGGTAGCCCTGGGCCGCGCGCGCGGTCTCGGTATCGGGGCGGCCCTGCGCGGCCTTTTGCAAAGCCGCGCGCCCTTCGGTCTCGTGCCCTTGGCGCAGCAAGGCGAGCCCGGCGTAGTAGTGCGCTTGCGCTCGCAGATCGGGGTCGCGTTCGGCTTCCGCCAGGTAAGCGCGGGCCTTGGCGAAGTCCTCGCGGC
Coding sequences within it:
- a CDS encoding gluconate 2-dehydrogenase subunit 3 family protein, which produces MIDDPRTELAGLFAAPLERRRFLRSSAAGVALLGFGALLPAGCRGYPKPAGRLTFFTAKEYAVVNQAAARLLGAGSGVGPGEDQIDVAARVDPWVATWDAEAQKQLRVMLRVFEHGTYLFDLQRKRFTLLSDEDKDRYLEGWMRSTLGARRVAFRSLKALAAAGFYPQPESWAALAYEGPWLGRVAAASPPEPEAAVPLAAVPRQR
- a CDS encoding GMC family oxidoreductase yields the protein MILDTTSVDRDVTLSTDVCVVGSGAGGAVAAKELAGAGRSVVVVEAGGYHTSRDFTQREEQMYPRLYGDAGVQATTESTAWIAQGRALGGSTVTSLCVCARPPRAVLEHWRDGLAIPGVGPDDMVRYYRQVEDALQVSQLSPEQVNKNNQLLQAGAERLGYHSVRIAHNRVDCLGCGYCALGCAYDRKTDALTTHLRLASQQGAIIVPDCRVEAITTAHGRVSGVSATFGRTARVPAVLTVQAKVVVLAAGAIGSPHLWLRSGLPNTQRQVGRALHLHPQVVMAGVFAEEVAAWRGIPQSIVIDEFFQQNGAAGGGFLITPLAVHPLALATLLPGFGAAHRQLLELYPRLGLAAVMLHDRSSGNVELDNSGGATVNYQLSDEDRAALAEGMRRLADVYCAAGAERVILPFTELVEITRRGDYRPIDDHPVRANDPLLLSFHPQGSLRMGTEPRRSVVNQLGEAHEIRGLFVADASVFPTAIGVPPQLTVAAFACRTAQHIANHWPTVSKS
- a CDS encoding FecR domain-containing protein, with amino-acid sequence MTRAGRVCVAMLMLMAVCVAGANPCAAQGTATAAEVATVAAVVGGAELQRAGGGDWQLVVVGSALFAGDRVRTRPTSRLKLVFQDDSLVDVGPGTELLIESQAFDPATRQYRSTLRLAFGKLRALVSEYYSAPRARYEIETPTAVAGVRGTEFVVVYDQTAEHTDIVGIDGEVQVEGTLGVVGGGVRIGPRMASRVQKGRFPSAPRRIDDALFRQYLEGLDIVGTGGRDSLGSAHAAVKGSLLSPADSAEAAGGAAPKTETAAARSAPAGLVVGAPDEPVAARLSRDVATNTQPLLEYRLNPPGQAPTGKVRVGF
- a CDS encoding tetratricopeptide repeat protein; the encoded protein is MIAALVGAAVPAGANSRSQALYAKGLVPFHNGRWDDAYKLFDEAVKADANDAMALYYRGLTAARRGQPNLAIADLERAAQLRPQITHLALDLGITHFDAGQYPEAQRWLEQAYGTAADRFAAAFFLGLTHFRREDFAKARAYLAEAERDPDLRAQAHYYAGLALLRQGHETEGRAALQKAAQGRPDTETARAAQGYLGAAAEVRKPPTPRAAAAKPWSLHGSAGVEFDSNVILAPSDSSVSSTDTGQDDGRGILGLGGRYHLLDSDAAQVSASYDLSQSIHMQHTGFDLQGHRVRLQGVTSQGPVQLGLAGTYNFYALNYRTFFQEALFTPWVTLPEGDAASTQVYYTFRGRDFFRYPYNTDRDSMDHALGVRQYSLLGAPDRLLSFGYQFDYDDPLRDTRGGDDFQNKAHQLEVAVSSPVADLGTAQLSYLFRLEDYQFPNTRTQVVVVDPITQVPTVVFDGLRRHDNQHEFTVVFSRDLSEHLQLSLAYLGVLNNSNIADFDYSRHILSAGVRVQY